GAAAGCGGTCGGGCAACCAGAGAAAACACCAGGCCTTGCGATGTGTGTTCCTGAAGTGCGAGTACCTTCAAGGCTGGGCGCATAAGGCGGCGAATCGTTGGCCCAAAATCACCTATTAAAGACATCTATGTCGTGGCTTCTTCAGGTCGCGCCTGCTTGTCGAACTGCGTGGCGAAGCGTTGGAAATGCTTGAACTTGTTGAAGCAGCGCTCGATACAGTTGGGTAGTTTGTAGAGCAGGAGATCGTGCGAGATCGGGCTTTTCTCGAGTTGGTCGAGGGGATGACGGCCTCGAATCCGATGCTGGCCAGATGGCAGCGCATTGCTCTGACGGTTGTTGGAGGGCTTTCGAGTTGACGACCTTTATTGCATCTAGCGCGCGTTTAAAGGCTCGAAACCGCGCTTGATACACGAGCGCAAGCGAACGGGAAGTTTGCATAGAGCTTGCCAGCGACGGCCTTCACGAAGCCGACGCACAATCCCGGCGATCATCCAGCGATTATCGACGCGCCGCTTGCCTGTGTAGACCTTGGAATGTGCGGTTCGATCACCGCAAATTGCTTGTCCGACAACCCGAAATGGCCGCCATGACCCAAGCATCCTCAAAAGTTTGAGTCACAAACAATCAATCCAACGCCATTGGATGCGAGCTCTAAGTCAGAAGCGCCTTCAGCACGCCGTCCAGGACGGGCCGGCCCCGGTCGGTGGCGATCAGCCGGCCGTGGCGCAGCGTCAGGAAGCCGTCGGCGATCAGGTCCGCGACGGGCGCCGTCTCGGGCGCCAAGCCCAGAGTGGTCAGAAGGGCGGCCGGCGCCCCCTCGGTGGTGCGGAGCGCCAGAAGGAACCGCTCCTCGGCCGCGTCGGCGGGCGACAGGATTTCGCGGTCCGACCAGGGCGTCGACGCCTCTACGCCGGACGCATAGTCGGCGATGCGGCGGTGGGCGACGGTGGCGGTCCTGGTCCCGTCCAGCGTTAGCCGCCCGTGGGCGCCGGGGCCGAGGCCCAGATAGTCGCCGCCGCGCCAGACATGCAGATTGTGCGCCGACCGGGCGTCCGGACCGCGCGCATGGTTGGACACCTCATAGGCGTCGAAGCCGGCCTCCGACAGAACCGCCTGTGTCGTCTCATACAGGGCGGCGGCGACGTCTTCGTCGGGCGGGGTAAGGGTTCCCCGCACAAAGGCCCGGCCGAAGGCGGTGGTCGGTTCTATGGTCAGTTGATAGGGCGAGACGTGTTCGAACCCGAGGTCGAGGGCGGCGGTCAGTTCGGCGCTCCAATCCTGCGGCGTCTGATCCGGCCGGGCGTAGATCAGGTCGATGGACAGCCGATCGAAGGCCCGGCGCGCCAGATCGACCGCGCGATACGCCTCGGCCGCCGAATGGTCCCGGCCCAGAAAACGCAGGGCGTCGTCGTCCAGCGCCTGGACCCCCATCGACAGGCGATTGATTCCGGCCTGGGCCAGGGCGGCGAAGCGGGCGGCCTCGGCGTCGGTGGGATTGGCTTCAAGCGTGATTTCGATCGCGCCCGCGGGGGTGTAGAGGCGTTTGGCCGTCTCCACGATGCGGGCCACGGCCTCGGGCGGCATCAGAGAGGGGGTGCCGCCCCCGAAGAAGATGGAGGCCAGCCGCCGGGGGCCGGTCAGCGCCCGCTGGGCCTGAAGGTCCGCCAGGATGGCCTCAACCAGCCCGCCCTGCTCCGCCGCCCGCCCCCGGTCACGCACGACGTTGAAGTCGCAATAGGGGCAGATGCGCGAACAATAGGGCCAGTGGATATAGAGGGCGACATCCGAGCCCGGGTCAGGCGGCCCCCGGTCAAGCCGCGATGCGTCAGTCAATCAGGGCGGCCCTCAGTTTTTCGAAGGCGCGGGTGCGGTGGCTGATCGCGTCCTTGGCCGCCGGCTCCATTTCCCCGAACGTCAGGGCGCCGCCGTTGGGGATGAACAGGGGGTCGTAGCCGAAACCCCGCGCGCCCCGCGGCGGGAAGGTCAGATGGCCATCGACCACGCCCTCCACCACCACGCACGGTCCGTCGGGCCAGGCGACGGCCAGGGCCGAGGTGAACCAGGCGGTGCGGTCGGCGGCCCCGATCTCCTCCAGCCGCTGCTCCACCTTGCTCATGGCGACGGCGAAATCCTTGCCTGGCCCGGCCCAGCGCGCGGAGAAGATGCCCGGCGCCCCGTCCAGGGCCGCGACCGAAAGGCCGGAATCATCGGCCAGCGACACCTCGGCCGACCGCTCCGCCGCATGGCGCGCCTTGAGCATGGCGTTGCCCGCGAAGGTGGTCTCGGTCTCGTCCGGCTCGGGCAGGTTCAGCTGGCCTGCGGTGACGATCTCGTAATCTCCGCCGAGCAGCGCCGAGATTTCCGGGACCTTGCCGGGATTATGGGTCGCGACGACGATCCGCATCCCCTTGATTAGCTTGAGGTTCATCGATGCTCCTGCCGTTGAAACGGTCTATTGCCAAAGTTTAATATCGTTAAACGATATGTAACGTGTCTTTCCGCGTCGCACGGCCTATCTCTTGATCATCAAGAACGAGGTCGCAACGTTCTTGAGTTCGGCCAAATCCGAAACATTCATGCGATCTAAAAACAAACGGGGCGATAATCGCCCTTCAGGAAAGACGGAGAAATAAGATGCATACGATGAACACCTCGATGTGGCTGGACAAGGTCGGCGCTGCTTTCGTCACCACGGTTCTGATCGCCGCCCTGCCGACCGCCTTCGTCACCGTGCTGATGCAAGCCTTCTGATCCTTACGCCATTTCGATCACGAGAGTTTTGACGATCCGCATGAAGACCGCGATGTATAGAGCCGCGCGCGGGTTCTTTGGACCCCGCGCGGTCGCCGCCCGCCTTCTTCAGACCTGAGACCAGACCCGCCATGCGCCTGCCGACGCCGCGATATCCGACGAAGCGAGGCGAGGCGCGATCCCTGACGTGGTTGAAGGCCATGGGGCCGGGGTCGGTGTCCAGCGTGCTGAAGATGGTGCTGGACGTGGCCTATGTGCTGTTGTGGCTGATCACCGGGCTTTTGCTGCTGCTGGTGATCGCGGCCATCTTCATCCCTCTGGACAATGTGAACATCACCGTCAGCGGCGACGCCGGGGGCAAGCAGCTGCCGCTGACGCGCACGCTTTTGCTGTTCGGTCTGGGCGCCGCGACGGCCTATTTCGGCGGTTTCATGCTGATCCTGCGCAGCCTGCGCCGCATCATCCGCACCCTGACCATGGGCGACCCCTTCCAGCCCGACAATGTGCGCCGTCTGCGTCAGATCGGCCTGACCCTGGCGGTGGTGACCGGCGGCGTCTGGCTGGCGCAGGGGTTCGTGGCCAAGCGGCTGGCGCCCGGGGTGATGGACCCGCAAGGTCTGGGCGAACTGCTGACCCCCATCTTCTCCGTTCTGATCGTCTTCGTGCTGGCGGAGGTGTTCCGCGAGGGCGCGCGCCTGCGCCGCGAATCCGAACTGACGATCTAAGCCGTTTCGACTAGGATTTCCGCATGGCCATTCGCGTCCAGCTCGACCGCGTTCTCGTCGAACGCCGCATGTCCCTGACCGAACTGGCGGATCGGGTGGGCGTGACGGTGGCCAATCTGTCGATCCTGAAGACGGGCAAGGCGCGCGCGGTGCGGTTTTCGACCCTGGACGCCCTGTGCCGCGAACTGGAATGTCAGCCCGGCGACCTTCTGGCGCACGAACCGGGGCCGGGCGACGTTTTCGAGGACGACGAGACGCCATGAGGCGAAAGGGGACGGGACGCGACGCTGACGGACTGACGCCCGAGGACCGTCGCATCTGGACCCGGGTGTCCAACTCGGTCGTCCCTCCGCGCGCGAGAAAGGCCGCCCGCGTCACGCCGGGCGGCGAGACGCAACCTCCCGTGATCGCATCTGAGCCAAAAGCCTCTCTGCGACCGCCGCCGAAGTCGTCGGCTCCGCGGCCGGCGCCGGCCGCGCCCGTCGATAAAAAGCGCGTCTCTCCGACACGGCCCAAGCCGGCGCCGGAAAATCTGGAGCCGCGTCGCAAGCAGCGGCTGTCGCGCGAGCGCGACCCCATCGAGGCGCGCATCGATCTGCACGGCTTCGGCCGTTTCGAGGCCGAGGATCAACTGCGCGGCTTCCTGACATCATGCCAGGCGCGCGGGATGCGGGCGGTTCTGGTCATCACCGGCCAGGGCCGGATGGGCGGCGGGGTGATCCGCGCGG
Above is a genomic segment from Candidatus Brevundimonas colombiensis containing:
- the rdgB gene encoding RdgB/HAM1 family non-canonical purine NTP pyrophosphatase, which produces MNLKLIKGMRIVVATHNPGKVPEISALLGGDYEIVTAGQLNLPEPDETETTFAGNAMLKARHAAERSAEVSLADDSGLSVAALDGAPGIFSARWAGPGKDFAVAMSKVEQRLEEIGAADRTAWFTSALAVAWPDGPCVVVEGVVDGHLTFPPRGARGFGYDPLFIPNGGALTFGEMEPAAKDAISHRTRAFEKLRAALID
- a CDS encoding DUF2975 domain-containing protein, which gives rise to MRLPTPRYPTKRGEARSLTWLKAMGPGSVSSVLKMVLDVAYVLLWLITGLLLLLVIAAIFIPLDNVNITVSGDAGGKQLPLTRTLLLFGLGAATAYFGGFMLILRSLRRIIRTLTMGDPFQPDNVRRLRQIGLTLAVVTGGVWLAQGFVAKRLAPGVMDPQGLGELLTPIFSVLIVFVLAEVFREGARLRRESELTI
- a CDS encoding helix-turn-helix transcriptional regulator → MAIRVQLDRVLVERRMSLTELADRVGVTVANLSILKTGKARAVRFSTLDALCRELECQPGDLLAHEPGPGDVFEDDETP
- the hemW gene encoding radical SAM family heme chaperone HemW, with the translated sequence MTDASRLDRGPPDPGSDVALYIHWPYCSRICPYCDFNVVRDRGRAAEQGGLVEAILADLQAQRALTGPRRLASIFFGGGTPSLMPPEAVARIVETAKRLYTPAGAIEITLEANPTDAEAARFAALAQAGINRLSMGVQALDDDALRFLGRDHSAAEAYRAVDLARRAFDRLSIDLIYARPDQTPQDWSAELTAALDLGFEHVSPYQLTIEPTTAFGRAFVRGTLTPPDEDVAAALYETTQAVLSEAGFDAYEVSNHARGPDARSAHNLHVWRGGDYLGLGPGAHGRLTLDGTRTATVAHRRIADYASGVEASTPWSDREILSPADAAEERFLLALRTTEGAPAALLTTLGLAPETAPVADLIADGFLTLRHGRLIATDRGRPVLDGVLKALLT
- a CDS encoding Smr/MutS family protein, whose protein sequence is MRRKGTGRDADGLTPEDRRIWTRVSNSVVPPRARKAARVTPGGETQPPVIASEPKASLRPPPKSSAPRPAPAAPVDKKRVSPTRPKPAPENLEPRRKQRLSRERDPIEARIDLHGFGRFEAEDQLRGFLTSCQARGMRAVLVITGQGRMGGGVIRAAFAEWMQSPALRGVVSGFTVAHQRHGGNGAFYVTLKRRV